CGAGTCTTATCTCAGAGGCTGGGGCATGAACTGTTAAGCAGCTCACGATAGCTTATTACTGTCCTTTCACATACAGATGCAGGAGCTGATATGTGTGATAGAGGATAATATACAAAATCTGAGCTTTGACTACAGATCCTTTTGACTGGTGTAATGTCCTTGTGAGAAGAGCCTGAAGTCTGTAAACCAGTAGTCAAAATGAGAATGAGAAATCAGTCGTTAAAAATCCTCTCACAGTAACATCCCACAGTTTAACCTGTAAATCAGTACATCACTTTGTCAAAAAATAACCAGAGtaaagcaaaatttaaaaaaggtATTTACATCTGTAAAAATCTTAGCATCTAAGATGCTTCTTGCTCGACATGTCATTCCAAATTCTATGCATTTCCTCTGGTGTTATCTGGTGCACCGTGATCACCCTGCGATACCTGCACAAGCTGTAGGCCATTTTCCAGTGGTTGAAGCCACTATTCTGGAAGGGGTGGATGCCCAGCTTCCGAAGGCAGAGTCCGACATACACGTCTTCAAGATGGAGGAGTCTGGTGTGAAGGGAAGTTTTGTAAATCAGTTCTGCTACATCTGCTGAAAAAATGTAGCCAGTGCCCGAACAGAAGGGTGGGTAATTGCTGTCAGGATACAAATCTCTGGGCATGTACCACTTGCTGCGAACGTCTCGTATTGGCCCTCCGTTGATAACGTAACCAGTGAAGTACCTTCTCCTTGGCTTGGTGTTAGGCTTGAGCAGCTTATAAATAAGATTATccatatttacaaaaatatcaCTGTCTGTCTTCATAACGTACTTTGCTTTTGAACAATATGTTGCTACCCACCTCATTCCCATTAATGTTTTCAGAGTGAGGTTATGATAGGAGTCAATAAAATCCTCTACAATAATGTCATGAAAAATTTGGCTTTCTTGCTCTACCATCTGATTTAATACAGGATCTGCATTTTTCCCAAGAAGAAATAGAGTGGCAATCTTAATTCCTTTAAAATTGTTTTCGTCTCCCCATGTTTCCCGAATTGCTTGCCTTGCATCAAACTCTTTGTGAGTTGTGCT
Above is a genomic segment from Meleagris gallopavo isolate NT-WF06-2002-E0010 breed Aviagen turkey brand Nicholas breeding stock chromosome 7, Turkey_5.1, whole genome shotgun sequence containing:
- the B3GALT1 gene encoding beta-1,3-galactosyltransferase 1 isoform X2, yielding MASKVSCLYVLTVVCWASALWYLSITRPTSSYTGHRQVNSISIARKNVSFGNIRTRPINPHSFDFLINEPNKCEKSVPFLVILISTTHKEFDARQAIRETWGDENNFKGIKIATLFLLGKNADPVLNQMVEQESQIFHDIIVEDFIDSYHNLTLKTLMGMRWVATYCSKAKYVMKTDSDIFVNMDNLIYKLLKPNTKPRRRYFTGYVINGGPIRDVRSKWYMPRDLYPDSNYPPFCSGTGYIFSADVAELIYKTSLHTRLLHLEDVYVGLCLRKLGIHPFQNSGFNHWKMAYSLCRTTCAVPKQVADGAIAEFRQVRTSKSHRP
- the B3GALT1 gene encoding beta-1,3-galactosyltransferase 1 isoform X1 codes for the protein MASKVSCLYVLTVVCWASALWYLSITRPTSSYTGHRQVNSISIARKNVSFGNIRTRPINPHSFDFLINEPNKCEKSVPFLVILISTTHKEFDARQAIRETWGDENNFKGIKIATLFLLGKNADPVLNQMVEQESQIFHDIIVEDFIDSYHNLTLKTLMGMRWVATYCSKAKYVMKTDSDIFVNMDNLIYKLLKPNTKPRRRYFTGYVINGGPIRDVRSKWYMPRDLYPDSNYPPFCSGTGYIFSADVAELIYKTSLHTRLLHLEDVYVGLCLRKLGIHPFQNSGFNHWKMAYSLCRYRRVITVHQITPEEMHRIWNDMSSKKHLRC